CGTTGTCGATGTAGGTCTTGAAGTTGTCTTCGAGTGCTTCGCCGAATGCGACGGCCTTGCCCGCGATCACATGCATCAGCGGACCGCCTTGCAGACCGGGGAACACCGCCGAGTTGATCTTCTTCGCAATGTCTTCGTCGTTGGTCAGTACGAAGCCGCCGCGCGGACCGCGCAGCGTCTTGTGCGTGGTCGACGTCACGACATGCGCGTGTTCGATCGGATTCGGATGACGGCCTGCCGCGATTACGCCTGCGATGTGCGCCATGTCGACCATCAGCTTCGCGCCGACGCTATCGGCGATCGCACGGAAGCGCGCGAAATCCAGCACGCGCGGATAAGCGGAGAAGCCTGCGATGATCATCGACGGCTTGTGCTCGTGCGCAAGCTTTTCGACCTGGTCGTAATCGATGCGCAAGGTTTCGCGATCCACACCGTACTGAACCGCGTTGAACCACTTGCCGGACAGCGCGGGCTTCGCGCCGTGCGTCAGGTGGCCGCCCGCATCGAGCGACATGCCGAGAATCGTGTCGCCCGGCTTTGCGAGCGCGAGCATCACGGCGCCATTGGCTTGCGCGCCCGAGTGCGGCTGCACGTTGGCAAAACCTGCGTTGAAGAGCTTCTTGATCCGTTCGATGGCGAGCGCTTCCACTTCATCGACGAACTCACAGCCGCCGTAGTAGCGTTTGCCGGGATAGCCTTCCGCGTACTTGTTCGTCAGCACCGAGCCTTGTGCTTCGAGCACAGCGCGCGACACGATGTTTTCCGATGCGATCAGCTCGACCTGCGACTGCTGGCGTTCGAGTTCCTTGAGCACCGACTTGCGTACGGCTGCGTCGCGCTCGGCGAGGGACTGCGAGAAGAATGGGTTGGCGTTCGACATGGCTTCCGTTCAGTTGACCTGGTTGATCTTCAGTGGACATTTAATGACTGAAAAGCGAAAAGCGAGTGCGAGGCCAACTGTCCGATTCCGCGCTATCCCTTGACTGGACTGGCTTTGCACCACCTCCACCGACGACTCTATTCTTGTCTTTCGCCTGTCCGGTCAATTTATGATTTCAGACGCGTTCTTTGCCTTTTCCGCCATGCAGGTCCGTTTTGGACAAGTGATGGAAAGCGACCGGTCGTGCTTATCAGCAGTGTCAATGGAGTAAATTGATGTGTTTACGCCATGATGCATCGCAGCGCCCGGTTACTATTTGTTCGCGCAAACGGCACCGCTTGAGAGCGCGACAGGCTCGCAGACAGTGCGGGCATTGCACAGCGCCGGTGCGATCGCGCGAATGCACTGCCGCATCGAGGTTATCCAGCCAGGGTTTAGCCGTATGGCATGCTTGTTGCGCTCACTCGCAGAATAAGAAAGGCCGTCTCCCCACTCGGCCGTAACAGAACATCGAGCAGAAGGAACGCCCGAACCATGTCCCCCGATCGAACCGCGTCGTTGTCGCACTTCGCGTTCATGCCGCTGCCCAACTTCACGATGATCGCGTTCACGAATGCGATCGAGGTGCTGCGCATGGCCAACTATCTGAGCGGGCAAACGCTTTACCGCTGGTCCATCATCAGCCCGGACGGGGGCCCTGTCAGCGCGAGCAACGGTCTGTCTGTCGATACTGGCCCGGCCGATTGCGTGGGCACGCCCGATATCGTGTTCGTATGCGGCGGCACCGACGTGCAACGCGTGACCACGCCCGAGCATCTGTCGGCGCTGCGCCGCTTCGCGCGGGCGGGCGTCGCGCTGGGCAGCCTGTGCACGGGCACGTATGCGCTCGCCAAGTCGGGATTACTCGCGGGTTATGCGTGCGCGATTCACTGGGAGAACATGTCGGCGCTCAAGGAAGAGTTTCCTGACATTCGGTTCCTGAAAGAGCTTTTCGTCATCGATCGCGATCGCGTGACCTGCACGGGCGGGGTCGCGCCGCTCGACATGATGTTGAACCTGATTGCCGCGCGCGTCGGCACGCCGCGTGTCACGCAGATTGCCGAGCAGTTCATCGTCGAGCATGTGCGCGACAACAACGCGCAGCAACGGATGCCATTGGTGGCGCGGCTTGGGTCGGCGAACAAGTCGTTGTTCGAAGTCATTGCTTTGATGGAGAACAATATCGAAGAGCCGCTTTCGCGCGAGGAACTCGCGAGGCTTGCGAATATGTCGCAACGGCAGTTGCAGCGGCTGTTCCGTGAGCATCTTGGGATGACGCCGACTCATTACTATCTGACTTTGCGGTTGCGGCGGGCGCGGGAGCTTTTGTTGCAGACTGATATGTCTATCATGCATATCACGATGGCTTGTGGGTTTCAGTCGGCATGTCACTTTAGTAAGAGCTATCGGGATGCTTTTGGAACGGCTCCTACGCGGGAGCGGAGGAAGCAAGTCGCGCCTCTTGCGCATGCGGTGATTAGTAATTCGATTGGTGGGGTTACTGTGCATGCGTGATGGTTTTTTGATTGTCTGCGACGCTGGTTGGTTTGTTTAGGTTTTTGCTGGGATCCGCGTGGCGGTGTTTGCTGCGCAGGCGGTTGGGTTTTTTGGCCTTTGCGCTGGCATCCGCGATTTGTTTTGCCTGCTTCAAGCGTCGCCCCTGTGCGGGGCGGCACCTACTTTTCTTTGCCGCCGCAAAGAAAAGTAGGCAAAAGAAAGCGGCTAACACCGCCAGCACGTGTGTTTGCCTGAGGGCCCCCAAAGGGTCTTACGCTTCACACGGCAATCACGTGACCCATGTTCGCTGCCAACGCTCTTGCGGTGCGCCTCACCCGCTTCACGCACCCGCGCTTCACCATGCCGTGCCAGATATTCCTCCGCCGCCCAGGTGGCAAACTGTGTGTAGGCCGTAGTGCCTCGCACGCCTCACTTCGGACCTCAGGATTACCCACATCTTGCAAGGAGAGTGGTGAATGATCGCTTGTAAACAGTCGGCGTCGATGTTAACTTTGGCCCATTCTGTTCGCAACGGTAGTCGGGATTGGTCGACGAGAACGAGACAGATGACTGGGCAAGTGCCGAATTTGGCGAGGCTGATCTGGGTGATGCGCGCCTGGCGCAGCGTCTTGTTGCGCTGGCTCGCCGACTCGCGTGCAGTCCGCAAGGTTCATTTCCTCAATCGCTCAAGCCGGCCGAACTGAAGGCTGCCTACCGTTTCTTCGATAATACGCAGGTCGACACGAACGGGATTCTCGCGCCCCATATTGCGCAAACACTTGATCGCATGAGACAGGTGCCGATCGTGCTGGCGATTCAGGACACAACGGAGTTCAACCTGTCGCATCTGCCTGCGACGGAGGGGCTGGGGCGCGGCACTGGCAACAATGAGCAGGGTTTCATGATGCACAGCCTGCTGGCAGTCACGCCCGATGGCTTGCCGCTAGGCGTGCTGGGCGTGAAGACCTGGGTACGCCCCGAAGCGGTGTTCGGCAAGAGTGCCCCCGCAGTCACGCGCCCGATCGAACAGAAGGAAAGCGTCAAATGGCTTGAAGGAATCGATCATCTCGCGGCACTCAAGGTACGTTGCGAACAGACGCGGTTTGTCTGTGTTGGAGACCGCGAGAGCGACCTTTACGAACTGTTTTCCGCCGAACGCCCCGCCGGAGTGGACTGGTTGATCCGCGCAACACACAACCGTGTAGCGCGTCATCCGCAAGGCTACCTTTGGGAAACTGTTCTGGCCACCACGCCCCTTGGCAACACTGAACTGCGGATACCAACCAGAAGCAAACTTCCTCAGCGCATAGCGCGACTGACGTTGCGTTGTGCGAGCGTGCGACTGCAATCTCCAAGAGCGCGCGCAAGCCGCCGCAGCCTGCCTGAGGTCGACGTCTTTGCGATTCACGCCATTGAGGATAATCCCCCGAACGGTGTTGAACCGCTTGAATGGATGCTGCTCAGTTCGGTGCCCACGAGCTCGCTTGAAGAAGTTCTCGAACGGCTGGCCTGGTACGCCAGACGCTGGACCATTGAGACGTGGCACCGTGTGCTCAAAAGCGGCTGCCGTATCGAGGCGCGCCAGTTCGGCACGCTCGAGCGGTTTGTGAGAGCGACTGCTCTGTTTGCCGTCATCGCGTGGCGCATCCTGTATGCCACGCTGCTTGCGCGAACGGGCACGCAGCTGTGCTGCGAAGTATTGCTCCAGCCAGTTGAATGGCAGGCGCTCTATTGCCATACCCACGCAACCACGCAACTGCCAGAGCAGGTTCCAACGCTGCAACAAACCATCGTGTGGATAGGCATGCTTGGCGGCTATCTGAATCGCACGCATGACCGCCCACCAGGACCGACAG
The Paraburkholderia hospita DNA segment above includes these coding regions:
- a CDS encoding serine hydroxymethyltransferase, producing MSNANPFFSQSLAERDAAVRKSVLKELERQQSQVELIASENIVSRAVLEAQGSVLTNKYAEGYPGKRYYGGCEFVDEVEALAIERIKKLFNAGFANVQPHSGAQANGAVMLALAKPGDTILGMSLDAGGHLTHGAKPALSGKWFNAVQYGVDRETLRIDYDQVEKLAHEHKPSMIIAGFSAYPRVLDFARFRAIADSVGAKLMVDMAHIAGVIAAGRHPNPIEHAHVVTSTTHKTLRGPRGGFVLTNDEDIAKKINSAVFPGLQGGPLMHVIAGKAVAFGEALEDNFKTYIDNVLANAQALGEVLKEGGVDLVTGGTDNHLLLVDLRPKGLKGTQVEQALERAGITCNKNGIPFDTEKPTVTSGIRLGTPAGTTRGFGVAEFRDIGRLILEVFDALRTHPDGDAATEQRVRREIFALCERFPIY
- a CDS encoding GlxA family transcriptional regulator, producing MSPDRTASLSHFAFMPLPNFTMIAFTNAIEVLRMANYLSGQTLYRWSIISPDGGPVSASNGLSVDTGPADCVGTPDIVFVCGGTDVQRVTTPEHLSALRRFARAGVALGSLCTGTYALAKSGLLAGYACAIHWENMSALKEEFPDIRFLKELFVIDRDRVTCTGGVAPLDMMLNLIAARVGTPRVTQIAEQFIVEHVRDNNAQQRMPLVARLGSANKSLFEVIALMENNIEEPLSREELARLANMSQRQLQRLFREHLGMTPTHYYLTLRLRRARELLLQTDMSIMHITMACGFQSACHFSKSYRDAFGTAPTRERRKQVAPLAHAVISNSIGGVTVHA
- a CDS encoding IS4 family transposase, which gives rise to MVDENETDDWASAEFGEADLGDARLAQRLVALARRLACSPQGSFPQSLKPAELKAAYRFFDNTQVDTNGILAPHIAQTLDRMRQVPIVLAIQDTTEFNLSHLPATEGLGRGTGNNEQGFMMHSLLAVTPDGLPLGVLGVKTWVRPEAVFGKSAPAVTRPIEQKESVKWLEGIDHLAALKVRCEQTRFVCVGDRESDLYELFSAERPAGVDWLIRATHNRVARHPQGYLWETVLATTPLGNTELRIPTRSKLPQRIARLTLRCASVRLQSPRARASRRSLPEVDVFAIHAIEDNPPNGVEPLEWMLLSSVPTSSLEEVLERLAWYARRWTIETWHRVLKSGCRIEARQFGTLERFVRATALFAVIAWRILYATLLARTGTQLCCEVLLQPVEWQALYCHTHATTQLPEQVPTLQQTIVWIGMLGGYLNRTHDRPPGPTVIWRGFLVLHEITKMYQLFRQSG